Proteins from a single region of Weeksella virosa DSM 16922:
- a CDS encoding DUF2891 domain-containing protein: MKKILFITTLLSISSFAQELHLEQAKKIFELPTNCITIEYPNKLGNVLGSEQDLKTPKQLRPIFYGCFDWHSSVHGFWSIVKLMKDFPELDENNSVRILLNQLITPENVRIEKAFFEDRNNRNFERTYGWAWLLQLQMELNTWQDSDAQKWAKNLQPLTELIVAKYKEYLPKLVYPVRTGTHDNTAFGLSLAIDYARSLNDKAFEQAIIENANRLYLKDKGCNLGFEPSGSDFLSACLEEALLMSKITPTKEYKTWLKDFLPQLFDKKHELKPGIVSDRTDGQLVHLDGLNFSRATALYQIAYKLPELNYLNSWADHHFNYSFNNISNDDYMGSHWLGTFALYALKTKQELKSK, translated from the coding sequence ATGAAAAAAATATTATTTATCACAACCCTGTTATCTATTTCATCTTTTGCACAAGAATTACATCTCGAACAAGCCAAAAAGATTTTCGAGTTGCCAACAAACTGTATCACGATCGAATACCCAAACAAGTTAGGAAATGTGTTGGGAAGTGAACAAGATCTGAAAACCCCTAAACAACTACGCCCGATTTTCTATGGTTGCTTCGATTGGCATTCCTCTGTACATGGATTTTGGTCAATCGTAAAATTGATGAAAGATTTTCCAGAATTGGATGAGAATAATTCGGTAAGAATTCTACTCAATCAACTGATAACACCCGAAAATGTTCGCATAGAAAAGGCCTTTTTCGAGGATAGAAATAATCGGAATTTCGAGCGAACCTATGGTTGGGCATGGTTGTTACAACTGCAAATGGAACTGAATACATGGCAAGATTCAGATGCACAAAAATGGGCAAAAAATCTTCAACCTCTCACAGAACTTATTGTAGCTAAGTATAAAGAATATTTGCCAAAACTGGTTTATCCTGTACGTACAGGCACGCACGACAACACCGCTTTTGGTCTAAGTTTAGCTATTGATTATGCACGTTCGTTAAATGATAAAGCTTTTGAACAAGCGATAATCGAAAATGCGAATCGTTTATATTTAAAAGATAAAGGATGTAATCTTGGTTTTGAACCAAGTGGATCTGATTTTCTTTCGGCTTGTTTAGAAGAAGCATTATTAATGTCTAAAATTACACCAACCAAAGAATATAAAACGTGGTTAAAAGATTTTTTACCACAGCTATTTGATAAAAAACATGAGTTGAAACCAGGGATTGTTTCTGATCGTACGGATGGACAATTGGTGCATTTGGATGGTTTAAATTTTAGTCGTGCAACAGCTTTGTATCAAATTGCGTATAAATTACCAGAATTAAATTATTTGAATTCTTGGGCAGATCATCATTTTAATTATTCGTTCAATAATATTTCAAATGATGATTACATGGGAAGTCATTGGTTAGGAACGTTTGCTTTGTATGCTTTGAAAACTAAACAAGAATTAAAATCGAAATAA
- the dusB gene encoding tRNA dihydrouridine synthase DusB yields MVKIGNISLPNFPLLLAPMEDVSDPPFRRLCKMNGADLMYTEFISSEGLIRDAIKSRKKLDIFDEERPIGIQIFGGDEEAMAMSAKIVETVEPDLVDINFGCPVKKVVCKGAGAGVLKDVDLMVRLTKSVVESTHLPVTVKTRLGWDHDSINIDEVAERLQETGIKALAIHGRTRAQMYKGHSDWSHIARVKANPNIEIPIFGNGDIDSPQKAIEFKEKYGVDGIMIGRAAIGHPWIFNKIKHYRETGEFLPEPTIQERVEAARNHLLWAMEWKGERTGILETRMHYTNYFKGIPNFKPYRTKLVTQDNLIDIEATFKEIEEEFIPQLLNNI; encoded by the coding sequence GTGGTAAAGATAGGCAACATTAGCTTACCCAATTTCCCTTTGTTATTGGCTCCTATGGAAGACGTTAGCGATCCTCCATTTCGTCGGTTATGTAAAATGAACGGCGCCGACCTTATGTACACTGAATTTATTTCTTCCGAAGGTCTCATCCGAGATGCTATCAAAAGTAGGAAAAAATTAGACATTTTCGATGAAGAAAGACCAATTGGCATTCAAATTTTTGGTGGCGATGAAGAAGCCATGGCTATGTCTGCAAAAATTGTCGAGACAGTTGAGCCCGATTTGGTAGACATCAATTTTGGGTGTCCAGTAAAAAAAGTCGTATGCAAAGGTGCAGGAGCAGGCGTCTTAAAAGATGTTGATCTTATGGTTCGGCTAACAAAATCGGTTGTTGAAAGCACACATCTACCTGTAACAGTAAAAACGCGTTTAGGCTGGGATCACGATTCGATTAACATTGATGAGGTTGCCGAACGCTTACAAGAAACCGGCATCAAAGCATTGGCAATTCATGGGCGAACAAGGGCCCAAATGTACAAAGGCCATTCGGATTGGTCGCATATTGCTCGCGTAAAAGCCAATCCCAACATCGAAATTCCGATTTTTGGAAATGGCGATATAGACTCACCCCAAAAAGCTATCGAGTTTAAAGAAAAATATGGTGTAGATGGAATCATGATCGGAAGAGCTGCAATCGGACATCCTTGGATTTTTAATAAGATAAAACATTACCGAGAAACAGGCGAATTCTTACCCGAACCTACTATACAAGAACGAGTAGAAGCAGCTAGAAATCATTTGCTTTGGGCAATGGAGTGGAAGGGTGAACGTACCGGAATTTTAGAAACTCGTATGCATTATACGAATTACTTTAAAGGTATTCCAAACTTTAAACCTTATCGTACAAAATTAGTTACGCAAGATAATTTAATTGATATCGAAGCAACCTTTAAAGAAATTGAAGAAGAATTTATTCCTCAATTACTAAATAATATTTAA
- a CDS encoding AtpZ/AtpI family protein produces MKQKSKLENVNQYLKFSAMGIQMGAVIAIFALVGRWLDKKFLTETPYYTAGLALVGVLASMYLMIKQLPKSDKKNEK; encoded by the coding sequence ATGAAACAGAAATCAAAGTTGGAAAATGTAAATCAATACCTGAAATTTTCTGCAATGGGAATTCAGATGGGCGCTGTGATTGCTATTTTTGCTTTGGTAGGTCGTTGGCTCGATAAGAAATTTCTGACAGAGACACCATACTATACTGCAGGATTAGCACTCGTTGGGGTTTTGGCCTCCATGTATCTCATGATAAAACAATTACCCAAATCTGACAAAAAAAATGAAAAATAA
- the atpB gene encoding F0F1 ATP synthase subunit A → MKFSTLFILLFFFVFSFTKAEDVSVIQPSESTFQELVAKEKKAYAEEAAKVKTGESKYNPVPVIMSHLADGHDWHFWGEGENSFTIPLPVILWDNGLKIFMSSKFHHNEEVAEVDGVHYFNYNEKIYKTDAQGTVTFEPNEKGEMKIANEMPLDFSITKNVASMLLSVVIMILLFGAVAANYKKQGKEGYVPRGVAGFIEPIIIFIRDEVAIPNIGEKKYARYMPYLLTLFFFIWINNLLGLLPGAANLTGNIAVTLVLAVIALIVINVSGNKHYWGHMLWMPGVPVPVKLILAPIELVGILTKPFALMIRLFANITAGHIIIMSLISIIFIFQTEAVALGALPLTLFIDFLELLVAVLQAFIFTMLVSLFIGAAVADPEEGH, encoded by the coding sequence ATGAAATTTTCGACTTTATTCATTTTACTGTTTTTCTTCGTATTTAGTTTTACGAAGGCTGAAGATGTCTCGGTGATACAACCTTCGGAGTCTACTTTTCAAGAATTAGTAGCTAAGGAAAAGAAAGCATACGCTGAGGAAGCCGCGAAAGTAAAAACGGGCGAAAGTAAGTATAACCCAGTTCCAGTGATTATGAGTCACCTTGCCGATGGGCACGATTGGCACTTTTGGGGTGAAGGAGAAAATAGTTTTACAATTCCATTACCGGTGATTTTATGGGATAACGGACTAAAGATTTTTATGTCTTCTAAATTTCATCACAACGAAGAAGTTGCAGAAGTAGATGGTGTGCATTACTTCAATTATAACGAAAAAATTTATAAAACCGATGCACAAGGTACAGTAACGTTCGAGCCAAATGAAAAAGGAGAGATGAAAATAGCCAATGAAATGCCGTTGGATTTCTCAATTACAAAAAATGTTGCATCTATGCTTTTGTCAGTGGTAATCATGATTTTACTATTCGGAGCAGTTGCTGCAAATTATAAAAAACAAGGAAAAGAAGGTTATGTGCCAAGAGGTGTTGCCGGTTTCATCGAGCCGATCATCATCTTTATCCGTGACGAGGTGGCGATTCCTAATATCGGTGAGAAAAAATATGCGCGTTATATGCCTTATTTGTTAACCCTTTTCTTTTTTATTTGGATCAATAATTTATTAGGGTTGTTACCAGGTGCAGCAAATCTCACGGGAAATATTGCTGTAACGCTAGTGTTGGCTGTAATAGCACTGATTGTAATCAATGTGTCAGGGAACAAACACTACTGGGGGCATATGTTGTGGATGCCGGGCGTACCGGTGCCTGTAAAATTAATATTGGCACCAATCGAGTTGGTTGGGATTCTCACAAAACCCTTCGCTTTGATGATTCGTTTATTCGCTAATATTACAGCAGGACATATCATAATCATGTCATTGATTTCGATTATCTTTATCTTCCAGACAGAAGCTGTAGCATTAGGGGCATTACCGTTGACTTTATTTATAGATTTCTTAGAGTTATTGGTTGCGGTATTGCAAGCCTTTATTTTTACGATGTTAGTATCGTTGTTTATCGGAGCGGCAGTGGCAGATCCAGAGGAAGGGCATTAA
- the atpE gene encoding ATP synthase F0 subunit C, producing MTGSIAAIGAGLAVLGVGLGIGKIGGSAMEGIARQPEAASKIQTAMIIAAALIEGAGLFGIVVALLGNG from the coding sequence ATGACAGGAAGTATTGCAGCAATCGGAGCTGGTTTAGCAGTTTTAGGAGTTGGTTTAGGTATCGGTAAAATCGGTGGATCAGCTATGGAAGGAATCGCTAGACAACCAGAAGCAGCATCAAAAATTCAAACAGCTATGATTATCGCAGCTGCTCTTATCGAGGGTGCTGGATTATTCGGTATCGTAGTTGCGTTATTAGGTAACGGATAA
- a CDS encoding F0F1 ATP synthase subunit B → MDLLTPSIGLIFWTAIVFIILLVILRAYAWKPILNAVKEREKSIEDSLNAAKKAEERMASLNAENEKLMKEAIIERDALLKQAREMKNSIINQAKDTATIEANRIIESAREAIQNEKTAAMSDIKNQVAQLSIEVAEKIMAKELSQPGAQEDLVNQVIDQVKLNS, encoded by the coding sequence ATGGATTTATTAACTCCTTCGATTGGTTTGATTTTTTGGACAGCTATAGTTTTCATTATCCTATTAGTTATTTTGCGTGCGTATGCTTGGAAACCAATTCTAAATGCAGTAAAAGAACGAGAAAAATCGATAGAAGATAGTCTGAATGCTGCTAAAAAAGCAGAAGAACGTATGGCTAGCCTAAATGCAGAAAACGAAAAACTGATGAAAGAAGCCATTATCGAGCGTGATGCCTTATTGAAGCAAGCACGCGAAATGAAAAATTCGATCATTAACCAAGCAAAAGATACGGCGACGATTGAAGCAAATCGTATAATCGAATCGGCTCGTGAAGCTATCCAAAATGAGAAAACTGCAGCGATGAGTGATATCAAGAATCAAGTAGCTCAGTTATCGATTGAGGTAGCCGAGAAAATTATGGCAAAAGAATTGTCACAACCAGGCGCACAAGAAGACTTGGTAAATCAAGTTATTGATCAAGTAAAACTCAACTCATAA
- the atpH gene encoding ATP synthase F1 subunit delta, whose product MAGIRAASRYAKGLTQYAQEVGQTQAVYAEMLDLKTMLTNSHDLRTFLQSPIFDEKKKQSVLSEVFKGFSPLTQKFIALTVKKGRENILDQIADQYIRLYNAANKIVTAEVISAVELDQVTLDKIVAKAKESLPADAQVKVENKVDSSLIGGFVLRVGNQQIDTSIKTKVANLKKEFSKNDYIPKY is encoded by the coding sequence ATGGCAGGGATTAGAGCAGCAAGCAGATATGCAAAGGGCTTAACTCAATATGCACAGGAGGTAGGGCAAACACAAGCTGTATATGCAGAAATGTTGGATTTGAAAACCATGCTTACCAATAGCCATGATTTACGCACTTTTCTACAATCACCAATTTTTGATGAGAAAAAGAAACAAAGTGTTTTATCAGAAGTTTTTAAAGGTTTTTCACCTTTAACGCAAAAGTTTATTGCCTTAACAGTGAAGAAAGGTCGAGAAAATATTTTAGACCAAATTGCTGATCAGTATATTCGTTTGTACAATGCGGCCAACAAAATTGTAACAGCAGAAGTAATATCAGCAGTAGAATTAGATCAAGTTACTTTAGATAAAATTGTAGCAAAAGCAAAAGAATCTTTGCCGGCAGATGCTCAGGTAAAAGTAGAGAATAAAGTAGACAGTAGCCTAATCGGTGGATTTGTATTACGCGTTGGGAACCAACAAATCGATACAAGCATCAAAACAAAAGTTGCTAACTTGAAAAAAGAATTCAGTAAAAACGATTACATTCCTAAATATTAA
- the atpA gene encoding F0F1 ATP synthase subunit alpha: MPEINPAEISAILKQQLSSLDSTVELAEVGTVLSVGDGIARVYGLDNAQYGELVEFANGSEGMVQNLEEDNVGIVLFGPSTAIKEGDTVKRTNRIASINVGEGMLGRVVDMLGNPIDGKGPIEGQLYEMPIERKAPGVIYRQPVNEPLQTGIVSIDSMIPIGRGQRELIIGDRQTGKTSVALDAILNQKEFYDRGEPVFCIYVAVGQKGSTVAGIMKTLQEHGADKYTVIVAANASDPAPMQVYAPMAGAAIGEFFRDSGRPALIVYDDLTKQAVAYREVSLLLRRPPGREAYPGDVFYLHSRLLERAAKIIKDDTIAAQMNDLPESMRPIVKGGGSLTALPIIETQAGDVSAYIPTNVISITDGQIFLESDLFNSGIRPAINVGISVSRVGGSAQTKPMKKVSGTLKLDQAQYRELEAFAKFGSDLDAATMGVIGKGERNVELLKQGVNSPIPVEEQVAVIFAGTNGLLRNVPVNKVKEWQTDYIDVMRSQHSDTLTAIRNGKWDDTIIDILKAVVADTTGKYN, translated from the coding sequence ATGCCAGAAATAAATCCAGCTGAAATTTCAGCAATTTTAAAACAACAACTTTCTAGCTTAGATTCTACAGTAGAATTAGCAGAAGTAGGAACCGTTCTAAGTGTAGGGGATGGTATTGCACGTGTATATGGATTAGACAATGCACAATATGGTGAGTTAGTAGAATTCGCGAATGGTTCGGAAGGAATGGTACAAAACTTAGAAGAAGATAACGTAGGTATTGTATTATTCGGTCCATCGACAGCCATTAAAGAAGGAGATACAGTAAAACGTACCAACCGTATTGCTTCCATCAATGTTGGGGAAGGAATGCTTGGGCGTGTTGTAGATATGTTAGGAAATCCTATCGATGGAAAAGGTCCTATCGAAGGTCAATTATACGAAATGCCTATCGAGCGAAAAGCGCCAGGGGTAATTTATCGTCAACCAGTAAACGAGCCTTTGCAAACCGGTATCGTATCGATTGATTCGATGATTCCGATTGGTCGTGGACAGCGTGAGTTGATTATTGGTGACCGCCAAACCGGAAAAACTTCTGTTGCTTTGGATGCTATCCTAAACCAGAAAGAGTTTTACGATCGTGGAGAGCCAGTTTTCTGTATATATGTTGCCGTAGGACAAAAAGGTTCTACTGTAGCTGGAATTATGAAAACCTTACAAGAACACGGAGCAGATAAATATACAGTGATTGTTGCAGCAAACGCATCAGATCCTGCACCAATGCAAGTGTATGCGCCAATGGCCGGTGCTGCAATTGGAGAATTCTTCCGTGATTCTGGACGTCCTGCACTTATCGTGTATGATGATTTAACCAAACAAGCCGTAGCTTACCGCGAGGTGTCTTTATTATTACGTCGCCCACCAGGACGCGAAGCATATCCAGGAGACGTATTCTACTTGCACTCTCGTTTATTAGAGCGCGCTGCGAAAATCATTAAAGATGACACCATCGCTGCACAAATGAATGATTTACCAGAATCTATGCGTCCGATCGTAAAAGGAGGAGGATCATTAACTGCCCTTCCGATTATCGAAACGCAAGCAGGTGACGTTTCTGCCTATATTCCTACCAACGTAATTTCGATTACCGATGGTCAGATTTTCTTAGAGTCAGATTTATTCAACTCAGGGATTCGTCCAGCGATCAACGTAGGTATTTCGGTTTCTCGTGTAGGAGGATCTGCCCAAACCAAACCAATGAAAAAAGTATCTGGTACCCTAAAATTAGACCAAGCTCAGTACCGAGAATTAGAAGCTTTCGCTAAATTTGGGTCTGATTTGGATGCTGCAACAATGGGAGTTATCGGGAAAGGTGAACGTAACGTAGAGTTATTGAAACAAGGAGTAAACTCTCCAATTCCGGTAGAAGAACAAGTAGCTGTAATTTTTGCTGGTACAAATGGTCTCTTGAGAAATGTTCCGGTAAACAAAGTAAAAGAATGGCAAACCGATTATATAGACGTTATGCGTTCTCAACATTCAGATACACTTACAGCTATCCGTAACGGTAAATGGGATGATACCATTATCGATATTTTGAAAGCAGTTGTGGCTGATACAACAGGAAAATATAATTAA
- the atpG gene encoding ATP synthase F1 subunit gamma, which yields MANLKEIRNRITSVGSTMQITSAMKLVSAAKLKKAQDSIIALRPYANKLRELVQNISSNLDSEVGTALTEQREVKNVLLVVINSNRGLCGGYNSSIIKKVNSLLQNELKGKNVEMITIGKKAFDAYKNTGHVKQNASSIWDNLNFNDVADVANAMTEDFVEGKYDQIRIIYNKFINAVLQEVQNEQFLPVQIEQVEEVNNEELEYIFEPGKAEIVTDLIPLTLKTQLYKAVLDANASEHGARMTAMHKATDNAEELKRNLVIQYNKARQAAITNEILEIVSGAEALNA from the coding sequence ATGGCAAACCTAAAAGAAATACGTAACAGGATTACTTCGGTAGGATCTACTATGCAGATTACCTCTGCTATGAAGCTCGTTTCGGCTGCAAAGCTTAAAAAAGCACAAGATTCTATTATAGCACTCCGACCTTACGCTAATAAATTGCGCGAATTGGTACAAAACATTAGTTCGAACTTAGATTCTGAAGTGGGAACTGCTTTGACCGAACAACGTGAAGTGAAAAATGTTCTCTTGGTTGTAATCAATTCAAATCGTGGACTTTGTGGTGGATACAACTCAAGCATCATAAAAAAAGTAAATAGCCTTTTGCAAAATGAACTAAAAGGTAAAAACGTAGAAATGATTACCATCGGTAAGAAAGCGTTCGACGCCTATAAAAATACAGGACACGTAAAGCAAAATGCTTCTTCGATTTGGGATAATCTCAACTTTAATGATGTAGCTGACGTAGCAAATGCCATGACCGAAGATTTTGTAGAAGGAAAGTACGACCAAATTCGCATTATTTACAATAAATTTATCAATGCTGTGTTACAAGAAGTACAAAACGAACAATTTTTACCTGTACAAATTGAGCAAGTAGAAGAAGTAAATAATGAGGAATTGGAATATATCTTCGAGCCAGGAAAAGCAGAAATAGTAACTGACCTTATTCCGCTTACCCTGAAAACACAGTTGTACAAAGCAGTTTTAGACGCTAACGCATCTGAACATGGTGCACGAATGACTGCAATGCACAAAGCTACAGATAACGCTGAAGAGTTGAAGCGTAATTTAGTTATCCAGTATAACAAAGCCCGTCAGGCAGCAATTACCAATGAAATCCTGGAAATTGTATCGGGTGCGGAAGCTCTCAATGCATAA
- a CDS encoding phytase: protein MKKIIILSVISFIAVSCGNKLAPIAANAIKPTIVTQPTPHDTDDPAIWINKNNPAQSLIIGTDKEEATGGLYAYNLQGQIVNKVYPMDRPNNVDVAYNFDLNGTRIDIAVVTERKQNKIRIFSLPNLEPVDNGGLAVFEDSDQKDPMGIALYTQSETGKVYAMVGRKNGPSNEYIYQYELKAISGSIQAKLVRKFGAYSGKKEIEAIMVDNELGYVYYADETSGIRKYYADPEKGNKELAFFGQNDFKRDHEGIALYKTSETDGYILISDQQANNFVVYKREGESTNPHNHKMIAKIPFSSIECDGADAVNFNFGKPFTNGLMVTMSNGKVFHYYDWNIIQTEIDKQQTN, encoded by the coding sequence ATGAAAAAAATAATCATACTTTCCGTAATTTCTTTTATTGCCGTTTCATGCGGCAACAAATTAGCTCCTATTGCAGCAAATGCGATAAAACCAACAATTGTTACACAACCCACACCACACGACACAGACGATCCTGCCATTTGGATAAATAAAAACAATCCTGCACAATCTCTTATTATCGGGACTGATAAAGAAGAAGCTACAGGTGGTTTGTATGCCTATAATTTACAAGGACAAATTGTAAACAAGGTGTACCCTATGGATCGTCCAAACAATGTTGATGTTGCTTATAATTTTGATTTAAATGGGACAAGAATAGATATTGCAGTCGTTACCGAACGTAAACAAAACAAAATTCGTATTTTTTCATTACCCAATTTAGAACCGGTTGATAACGGTGGACTAGCTGTTTTCGAAGATTCTGATCAAAAAGACCCTATGGGAATTGCTCTTTATACACAATCTGAAACGGGAAAAGTATATGCAATGGTAGGTAGGAAAAACGGTCCATCTAATGAGTATATCTATCAATATGAACTGAAAGCCATCAGCGGAAGTATTCAAGCGAAATTGGTTCGTAAATTTGGGGCATATTCTGGAAAAAAAGAAATAGAAGCCATCATGGTTGATAATGAGTTAGGCTATGTATATTATGCAGATGAAACTTCTGGCATTAGAAAATACTATGCTGATCCAGAGAAAGGAAACAAAGAACTGGCTTTTTTTGGACAAAACGATTTCAAACGCGACCACGAAGGTATTGCCTTGTATAAAACTAGCGAAACAGATGGATATATATTGATTTCTGATCAGCAAGCGAATAATTTTGTAGTGTACAAACGAGAAGGAGAATCTACCAACCCACATAATCACAAAATGATTGCAAAAATTCCTTTTTCTAGTATAGAATGTGACGGTGCCGATGCGGTGAACTTCAACTTTGGCAAACCTTTTACAAACGGATTGATGGTCACCATGAGCAATGGTAAAGTTTTTCATTATTATGATTGGAACATCATACAAACTGAAATTGACAAACAGCAAACCAATTGA
- a CDS encoding metallophosphoesterase: MKLKKIFSVLFIIIIHLLYGQQKADHTVVLSVSQHHDILPEKNGLSFLAIGDFGRHGAFTQKEVARDMGAVADILDLDFTIAVGDNFYPSGVQSTKDYQWISSFESIYTHHSLHNPWYVALGNHDYEGNIQAQIDYTKISRRWEMPETYYEKLIEIDQNKFLQLLIIDTNPFVSKYQKNTAKYLAIDKQDTQEQLAWLRSKLENKDPKIVWRIVVGHHPLYSGGKRKEAKETIEIKIFVEPIFDKYQVDAYICGHEHDLQIIRKNNKKLTQFLSGAGSELRETGKTEGTLFADSVPGFMAFTLSENILKAYIIQSQKDSYKVIYKTEIKK; the protein is encoded by the coding sequence ATGAAGTTAAAAAAAATTTTCTCCGTATTATTTATAATAATTATACACCTACTGTATGGTCAGCAAAAAGCTGATCATACAGTTGTTTTATCTGTATCACAACATCATGACATTCTACCAGAAAAAAATGGCCTATCGTTTTTGGCAATAGGAGATTTTGGTCGCCACGGAGCATTCACTCAAAAAGAAGTAGCACGAGATATGGGAGCTGTTGCAGATATATTAGATCTTGATTTTACTATTGCTGTTGGTGATAATTTTTATCCTTCGGGAGTTCAAAGTACAAAAGATTATCAGTGGATTTCTTCGTTCGAAAGTATCTACACCCACCATTCTCTACACAATCCGTGGTATGTTGCCTTGGGTAATCACGATTACGAAGGCAATATCCAGGCACAGATAGATTATACCAAAATATCGAGACGATGGGAAATGCCCGAAACGTATTATGAAAAACTAATCGAAATTGACCAAAATAAGTTTTTACAGTTATTGATTATTGACACTAATCCTTTTGTATCAAAATATCAAAAAAACACGGCTAAATATTTAGCAATCGACAAGCAAGATACACAAGAACAGTTAGCTTGGCTAAGGTCTAAACTAGAAAATAAAGATCCTAAAATTGTTTGGCGAATAGTAGTTGGTCATCATCCTTTGTATTCGGGCGGAAAACGTAAGGAAGCAAAAGAAACAATAGAAATAAAAATATTTGTCGAACCTATATTCGACAAATACCAAGTAGATGCCTATATTTGTGGACACGAGCACGATTTGCAAATCATTAGAAAGAACAATAAAAAACTAACTCAATTTTTATCCGGTGCGGGCAGTGAACTACGTGAAACCGGTAAAACAGAAGGGACTTTGTTTGCCGACTCAGTTCCAGGATTCATGGCTTTTACCTTATCAGAGAATATTTTAAAAGCATATATTATTCAATCTCAGAAAGATAGCTATAAAGTTATTTATAAAACCGAAATAAAAAAATGA